Part of the Leifsonia soli genome is shown below.
CTGCGGGCTATCTTCGGAGCGTGAGCACCCTGGTGCGGCGGGGCGATGGGAGAGCAGAATGACGCCGTCGCCGTATCCGTCTCTCCTCGAGGAGCGCCCATGTCTGCATCCGCCGCCGCGGTGAGCCCCGCCGCGCACCTCCGTCGTCGCTCCCGGGAGGCGCTGGCGGCTCTGGCCGTCCAGTACCTGCTCGGCATGGCGGCCAACCTCATCGGCGAGCCGGACAGCACGTTCGTCCGCGTCGTCGACGCGATCATCATCATCCTGCACGTGCTGATCGCGATCGGCCTGGTGGTCGTCAGCGTCCGCGTGCTGCTAGCCGCCCGGGCGGCCGGAGTCGGTGAGCGGCTGGCCGTGTGGGGCCTGGTGGTGATGGTGATCAGCTTGCTGGCGGGCGTCCTCACGATCTCGATCGGCAGCGACTGGGCGTCCTACGTGATGGCCGCGGGCTTCCTCGTCGCCGCCGCGCTGTACGCCGGGACGTTCCTGGCGTCGTACCGGCTGGACCGCGCGGCGTCCGCGTAGCCGCGCACATTCGTGCCGAATGTGCGGTCAGCCGGCCCCGAAGCGCACATTCGTGCCGAATGTGCGAGTCAGGACCAGTAGGCGTAGCGCGATGCCGGCCGGAAGCCGAGCGACGCGTAGAGGGCGTGCGCCGCCGTGTTGCCGGCGAGCACCTGGAGCCACAGTCCGTCGACGCCGTGCTCGGCGGATGCGGTGGCCAGCGCCAGGACGAGCGCGCGGGCCAGCCCGCGGCGCCGGGCCGAGGGGCGCGTCGCGACGGCGAACAGGCCTCCCCATCCGTCGACGATGGCCAGCCGGGCGACCGCGTCCGGTGCGGCGGGGTCGCCGTGGGCGGCGTAGAGCGCGGGACCACCGCGGAGGATGCGCGCGGCGACGGCGCGCTCGGCGGCTCCGCCGCGGCCGTCGACGGACCACCAGGTGTCGAGCCACGCGTCGTCGGGGTGGTCGGCGATGCGCACTGGCGCGGCGGCTGCCGGGGCGGCGGCAGCCGGGCCGCCGGCGACCGTCTCCCGGTCGGCGACCAGGATGTCGGTCTGCGAGTGCTCGCGGTATCCGCGCGCGGCGAGGACACCGCGCAGTTCGGGCGACGATGCAGGACTCACCTGGAACACCGCGGGCAGCGACCGTGCCGCGTACCACCGCTCGGCGGCATCCACCGCGGCGCCCAGGTCGTCGACGGGACCGGAGGTGAGCACCGAGTTCGCGCGGTTGGTGACACCGGTCGATGCCCGGAGCGTCCAGGCGCCGAGCGGTTCGCGCTCCAGCGCGGGCCAGCCGCGGTCGGCGAGGCGGTCCAGGGCGGCGGCATCAGGCAGGTGCACCTGTCGACGCTAGCGCAGGCGGCGTACCGTGCCTGCCATGACCGATACCCGAGCCGCCGCAACGGAAGCGCTGACCGAGAGCGAGATCGCCGGACTGAGCGCCAAGACCGTCGCCCATGTCATCCACTACCGGCGCAAGACCTACGTCACCAAGCCGTCCGAGGGCTACGCCCTGCTCAAACGCGTCCGCACGCTACTGCGCGACGGGACGACGGATCTTGTCCCGCTGGTCCACCGCGACGGCTTCGTCTGGCTGGCGATCGGCCCCAGCATCCCGATCTCGATCGACGAGATCGAGACCGACCCGGGTCACAGCGAGAAGCACACGCTCAAGCGGCTCGGCCTCGACTAGCGCGAGTTGCGACACCATGTCACCACTCGGCCCGAGTCGTGACATCATGTCGCGACTCGGGCCGGAGGCCGGGCGGGGGCCGGATGGGGTGAGCGGCGTCAGGCGCCGGCGGCGGGGACGAGCTCGCGGGGCGGAGCCACCGTGTCGGCCGCGGGGGCGACCTTCGCGGCGGCGGCCTTCGCCCGGGGCTTGGCAGGCGTCGAGGCGGCGGCCGGCGCAGGCGCCGGGACGGCGACCGGGAGTGCCGGGAACGTCGGGATGGGCGCGGTCTCGGCCGGGCCGGCGTTCGTGGCGAACTCCTTCAGCCACGGCAGGAGCTCCGGACCGAGATCCTCCCGGGCGACCGCCATCTGCACGATCGCCTTCAGGTAGTCGAGCCGATCGCCGGTGTCGTACCGGCGCCCGCGGAAGATGACGCCGTGCACGCCGCCCGTCCACGCGGGAGCGGTCGCGAGGCCCTCGAGCGCATCCGTCAGCTGGATCTCGCCGCCCTTGCCCGGCTCCGTCTTCTCCAGGATGTCGAAGATCTCCGGCCGCAGGACGTACCGCCCGATGACCGCGTAGTTCGACGGCGCGTTCTCACGGCTGGGCTTCTCGACCAGTCCGGTGATGCGCACCACGTCCTCGTCATCGGTCTCCACCACCGCGGCGGCGCCGTAGAGGTGGATGGACTCCGGCGGCACCTCCATCAGCGCGACGACCGTCGTGTTGAGCGCGTGCTGCACCTCCAGCATGCGGGAGAGCAGCGGGTCGCGGGCGTCGATGATGTCGTCGCCGAGGAGCACGGCGAACGGCTCGTGCCCGATATGCATCTTGGCGCGGAGCACCGCGTGGCCGAGGCCCTTCGGGTCGCCCTGGCGCACGTAGTGCATGTCGGCGAGGGAGGTGGAGTAGCTGACCTTGAGGAGCTTGTCGCGGTCGCCCTTCTTCTCGAGGGCGTCCTCCAGCTCGGCATTGCGGTCGAAGTGGTTCTCAAGCGCGTTCTTGTTGCGTCCGGTGATGAGGAGCACGTCGTTGAGGCCGGAGGTGACGGCCTCCTCGACGACGTACTGGATGGCCGGCTTGTCGACCACCGGGAGCATCTCCTTCGGCATGGCCTTGGTCGCGGGCAGGAAGCGGGTCCCCA
Proteins encoded:
- a CDS encoding GNAT family N-acetyltransferase; its protein translation is MHLPDAAALDRLADRGWPALEREPLGAWTLRASTGVTNRANSVLTSGPVDDLGAAVDAAERWYAARSLPAVFQVSPASSPELRGVLAARGYREHSQTDILVADRETVAGGPAAAAPAAAAPVRIADHPDDAWLDTWWSVDGRGGAAERAVAARILRGGPALYAAHGDPAAPDAVARLAIVDGWGGLFAVATRPSARRRGLARALVLALATASAEHGVDGLWLQVLAGNTAAHALYASLGFRPASRYAYWS
- the galU gene encoding UTP--glucose-1-phosphate uridylyltransferase GalU, which produces MTSYVTKAVIPAAGLGTRFLPATKAMPKEMLPVVDKPAIQYVVEEAVTSGLNDVLLITGRNKNALENHFDRNAELEDALEKKGDRDKLLKVSYSTSLADMHYVRQGDPKGLGHAVLRAKMHIGHEPFAVLLGDDIIDARDPLLSRMLEVQHALNTTVVALMEVPPESIHLYGAAAVVETDDEDVVRITGLVEKPSRENAPSNYAVIGRYVLRPEIFDILEKTEPGKGGEIQLTDALEGLATAPAWTGGVHGVIFRGRRYDTGDRLDYLKAIVQMAVAREDLGPELLPWLKEFATNAGPAETAPIPTFPALPVAVPAPAPAAASTPAKPRAKAAAAKVAPAADTVAPPRELVPAAGA